The genomic stretch CGCCGCCCATAGAAGGCGCAGCAAGCTGGTTGATCTACTCTGGGCCTACCACTCGGATAGCCCAACCCCAGCCCAGAAAGTAGTCAACGGTCGTCTCAAAGAACTCGTGCTGGAAGTGGCCGCCCAGACCGATCCGGAAGACTGGAACAAGGCAAACCGAGCCCGGGTTCGAACCCTGAGAAACAGGTTCGCGTCCTACCACCTCGACCTGATCACCAGTTCCGCTCACTGGGGTAACCCCAACCGCACGGAGGCGATCATCGCAGCACTACCCAACACTAACCCGAACAGGATTCCCTGCCGAGTCCACATGCTCTTGGAACTGGAACCAACCGAAACAGAACAAACACAAGCCCGCCACACCATCACCACAGCACTAACAATCGAAACCAACCCAAGGGAACTCAACTACCTAATCGAAGCATTCTTGAAACTGAACCCAACCGAAACAGAACGAACACAAGCCCGCCACACCATCACCACAAAAATCCCCAACACCAGCCCATGGGGGATCAACGACCTAATCGACGCACTGCTGAAACTAGACCCAACCGATACAGAACGAACACAAGCCCGCCACACCATCACCACAGCACTAACAATCGAAACCAACCCGGAGAAGGTCAAGTATCTAATCAACGCACTGCTGAAACTGAACCCAACCGATACAGAACGAACACAAGCCCGCCACGCCATCACCACAGCACTAGCACTCGAAACCAACCCGTGGGGGGTCAACAATCTAATCAACGCACTGCTGAAACTAGACCCAACCAATACAGAACGAACACAAGCCCGCCACGCCATCACCACAGCACTAGCACTCGAAACCAACCCGTGGGGGGTCAACAATCTAATCAACACGCTGCTGAAACTGAACCCAACCAAAACAGAACGAAAACAAGCCCTCCACACCATCACCACAAAAATCCCCAACACCAACCCATGGGGGATCAACTACCTAATCGACGCACTGCTGAAACTGAACCCAACCGAAACAGAACGAACACAAGCCCGCCACACCATCACCACAAAAATCCCCAACACCAACCCATGGGGGATCAACTACCTAATCGACGCACTGCTGAAACTGAACACAACCAACACAGAACGAACACAAGCCCTCCACACCATCACCACAGCACTAGCACTCGAAACCACCCCAAGGGAACTCAACTACCTAATCGAAGCATTCTTGAAACTGAACCCAACCAAAACAGAACGAACACAAGCCCTCCACACCATCACCACAGCACTAGCACTCGAAACCAACCCGTGGGGGGTCAACAATCTAATCAACGCACTGCTGAAACTAGACCCAACCAATACAGAACGAACACAAGCCCGCCACGCCATCACCACAGCACTAGCACTCGAAACCACCCCGTGGGGGGTCAACAATCTAATCAACGCACTGCTGAAACTAGACCCAACCAAAACAGAACGAAAACAAGCCCTCCACACCATCACCACAGCACTCCAACTCCCCAAAACCACCCCAAGGGGGGTCAACAATCTAATCAACACGCTGCTGAAACTAGACCCAACCAAAACAGAACGAACACAAGCCCTCCACACCATCACCACAGCACTCCAACTCCCCAAAACCACGCCAAGGGGGGTCAACAATCTAATCAACACGCTGCTGAAACTGAACCCAACCAACACAGAACGAACACAAGCCCTCCACACCATCACCACAAAAATCCCCAACACCAGCCCATGGGAGATCAACGACCTAATCGACGCACTGCTGAAACTGAACCCAACCAACACAGAACGAACACAAGCCCTCCACACCATCACCACAAAAATCCCCAACACCAGCCCATGGGGGATCAACGACCTAATCGACGCACTGCTGAAACTGAACCCAACCAACACAGAACGAACACAAGCCCTCCACACCATCACCACAGCACTAACAATCGAAACCAACCCGGAGAAGGTCAAGTATCTAATCGACACGCTGTTGAAACTAGACCCAACCGACACAGAACGAACACAAGCCCTCCACACCATCACCACAACACTCCCCCACGCTGACTCAAGGGTCCTTTACCACTTAGTGGGTCTTCTGCGTCAGCTCTGCCCGGTGCACAATTGGCTTGCGGCGCTCGGCATTGAAGGCACATGATCGCGACGTACCCACGAGCGCCGACTATCACTGATAACATCCGCCATTGATCGGGCAGGCTGAATCCTTACAACGCACACCGCCCCTAGCCTCGTCGCGTCGCGGACCCACGGCATGTAAGCGCCGTCCGTACAGGCACTCACATACACACAACGATTTCAGCGGATTGCCCTGGAGGACCGGTGACGCCGACCATCGAAGCAGGCGAACACACCGATGACACGTCGCTTCACGACTCCCTACAACCCCATACGCTCCAACTCGCCTGAATCGGCATTCACCTCGGTCTGAATTAGTCGCAAACACCACCCGAGAGCCGTATTTCGCTATGGCCCGAAATGCCGAAGGATCTCATGGAACCCACGCGACACTGTCACATGCGACCCGGTCCGAGATTCTCACCTACCTCAAGGACAAGGGCTACGCCTGCGCCGGCCAGATCGCCGAGGACTTGGGCATCGCCAACTCCATGCTCTCCGGTCGCCTCACGATCACAAAACCGCGTGACTGCTCGTCTCGCGCCAACCTGGCCACCATCGAGGACCTCATCGTGTCCCTACAAACGCAGTAGATGGTCAGGAATCGGTTGGCCAGGCTCCGTTTTCCAGACGTTCATCTCAGGGAAGTGGTGTGTGAGGGCCACCCACCTTCATCCTCGAGAACCACGTGAACATCATCGCTACCGGGGCGACGTCCCAGCACCACAGTGGAGACGAGGAATCGCTGGTCGTAAAAACCGACTATCCACGACCAGCGATCGTTGACGGGATCACTCCCCCGCCAGCAGAGCCTCCTCAGCCTCCTTCGTCCAGCGGCCATTCTTCAGCTTCGCCGCGACGTGCGGGAGCCTGGTCTCCAGCTCGGCCAGGCGGATCAGGCCGAGGTCGTGCAGCGACGGGAAGACCATGATCTTTCCTCCCGAGGTGCGGTTGATGACTGAACCGATGGCGTCGGCGAAGCCCGCCATGCCGGTGATGGCGTCGAGGGAGATGGTGGTGTCGATCACACCGTCCTCGATCTTTCGCAGCACCGTGCGCATGTCCGAGACGTCCGAACCGGAGGTGCCCAGCATGAACACGCGGCGCTCGATGATGCCCTGGAGGTCGAAGTCACCGAAGGTGCCCGCGGGGATGCCCGCGAAGGCGTTGACGATCGCACCCTCACCGGCTAGATCGACGGCCTGCGAGACCAGCGCCGGCACCGGCACCATGCAGGACAGGTGGGTGTAGCCGGGTTTCAGTGGGGCGGCGCTGGTGTTGACGATCTTCAGCGGCACCTCCCTGGCCTCGGCCACTGGCCCCACGACCCCGCGCAGATGCTCCAGGCGTTCGTCGCTCACGTCGGTGCCCGTGACGGTGACGCCCGGCACCCCGGAGGTGACGGCCCGCATGGTGTGCATCTGCCCCATCGGACCGGCGGCCCCAATGATCGCCACCTTGTCGCCGGTGCGCAGCTCACCCGTCGCGGGAATCCAGGCGTAGCCGTCGGCGGGATCGTCGCCGGTGGTGCCGCAGAACCGGATGAAGTCGTAGTGCACGCGACCGATGTCCAGGCTCACCGTGCGGTCGATCCGTCCGCCGCCCAGCACGACGCACAGCACGCCGCGCGTGCCGAGCAGCTTCGCGCAGGCCTCGATCACCTCGGCATCGGAGCAGAAACAGACGATGTCGTCGAAGGTCTCCCCGCCCAGCCCCGCGACCTCCTCCGGATCGGCCAGCACCGTCTCCGCTGGTTGGTGCTGCGAGGTGAGGGCGCCGAGGTCACCGTCGCCGACCACCAGCAGCCGACCACCGTCGGCGACGTGATTGCGCTCCGCCCAGGCGTAAGAACCCTCCACGGTGGCCCACGGCTCGATCAGCCCGACGGCGGCCGCCGACGGCCCGTCAGTGACGTGGATCAGGAACTCCTCACCCGACGGCGAGACCACGCAGCGTTCGTCGATGACGACGTACTCCTGCAACGCACCCTCGAAGTTGTAGCCGAAGGCACCATTCGATTTCGGCGTGCGCAGGTGCTTCCAGTCGGCCTGCACCAGCACCCGGTCCCCCACCGTGAAGTGCGTCACCCGTTCCCCGACAGCGATGATGCGACCCACCGGTTCATGACCGGGCACCGTCGCCTGCCCGCCCGGACGGTAACCCGGGATCTCGGCGAGGGCCTCGGGAGCGATCCCCGAAATCACCTCCGCCTTGCGCGGATGGGAATCGAAGGCGTGCAGCAGTTTGGTGTCGCTGAAACAGATGCCGCACGCCTCCACCTTGAGCAGCATCTGGTGGGGCCCCACCTCGTCGACCGGTTTGGCGGGGTTGAGCACGAACTCGTCGACCCCGACGATCTGAATGGCGTGCTGGGTGGCGGGAATGTCACTCATGTTTCTTCCTTCGGTTTCTCGGGTTCAGGCGCTGAGCATGACCTGGCCGCCCGTGACAGGCACGGCCTGGCCAGTTTCATAGGCCTGTTCGACGATGTAGTAGATGGCGCGCAGCACGTCGATGCCGGTGGTGCCGCGGCGCATCGGCACCTTGGCCTCGTAGAACGCCCGCACGTCCTCGATCGTTGTCGCACCGGGTACCTTCCCGGATTTGAGGT from Arachnia propionica encodes the following:
- a CDS encoding NACHT domain-containing protein, producing the protein MIDNLPGRISSGELSGDATKKTTEAVARTWMASRIASGEAPLAWYPGRAGYWYRFYTGARWRAELMAMAKQAELVDALAAVAVSALSEPLGAIGVSAAGELVKLLRNARGRTSEERELRKQVREAISAWAEGERLDPDVVDRGLGWAIEYVQAAGCQHELIADADFDPRRAAEAVLTQAKARDKHWGTDPEYGVAERAVHITYNALCPKLKAEGGVVLAAIQASRNEIRGSIDQLREDLLGVANRHELSEYLKNQIRDWDYSPWTQGREWTQDRRPSQLERTLEIEDEHKTMSPAKALEGVWLLTVLGGPGSGKTWLARRIAREAAETALEQLRDPRVDPASVELPLFTTVAEWIKRHETGFEGLVEAALPHESREKIRRLVLSPGARVLAVADSLDEGVSVNSARTLLNSLTSTPGRRLVVTSRPEAWHSAAAGLRATQDTRVGTLTELRYPKDVHGYIKAWFTKNPPTAQHLIRQLEERHELRTTATSPLLLTFYCMLTEQEPNQELPRRRRELYRTIIDLLLAGGWATAAEHVNTDACRAILQQWAWEAVKDAVTPAGLGVWPETITTNRTTPNVSTAVERALDNVAPKQEHSRSSFYDHEWVKRRFLHRTLWEYLVSEHIATFSATKAAKALLPHIWFDPEWRVTLPMTVAAHRRRSKLVDLLWAYHSDSPTPAQKVVNGRLKELVLEVAAQTDPEDWNKANRARVRTLRNRFASYHLDLITSSAHWGNPNRTEAIIAALPNTNPNRIPCRVHMLLELEPTETEQTQARHTITTALTIETNPRELNYLIEAFLKLNPTETERTQARHTITTKIPNTSPWGINDLIDALLKLDPTDTERTQARHTITTALTIETNPEKVKYLINALLKLNPTDTERTQARHAITTALALETNPWGVNNLINALLKLDPTNTERTQARHAITTALALETNPWGVNNLINTLLKLNPTKTERKQALHTITTKIPNTNPWGINYLIDALLKLNPTETERTQARHTITTKIPNTNPWGINYLIDALLKLNTTNTERTQALHTITTALALETTPRELNYLIEAFLKLNPTKTERTQALHTITTALALETNPWGVNNLINALLKLDPTNTERTQARHAITTALALETTPWGVNNLINALLKLDPTKTERKQALHTITTALQLPKTTPRGVNNLINTLLKLDPTKTERTQALHTITTALQLPKTTPRGVNNLINTLLKLNPTNTERTQALHTITTKIPNTSPWEINDLIDALLKLNPTNTERTQALHTITTKIPNTSPWGINDLIDALLKLNPTNTERTQALHTITTALTIETNPEKVKYLIDTLLKLDPTDTERTQALHTITTTLPHADSRVLYHLVGLLRQLCPVHNWLAALGIEGT
- a CDS encoding ArsR family transcriptional regulator, giving the protein MARNAEGSHGTHATLSHATRSEILTYLKDKGYACAGQIAEDLGIANSMLSGRLTITKPRDCSSRANLATIEDLIVSLQTQ
- a CDS encoding alcohol dehydrogenase catalytic domain-containing protein, translated to MSDIPATQHAIQIVGVDEFVLNPAKPVDEVGPHQMLLKVEACGICFSDTKLLHAFDSHPRKAEVISGIAPEALAEIPGYRPGGQATVPGHEPVGRIIAVGERVTHFTVGDRVLVQADWKHLRTPKSNGAFGYNFEGALQEYVVIDERCVVSPSGEEFLIHVTDGPSAAAVGLIEPWATVEGSYAWAERNHVADGGRLLVVGDGDLGALTSQHQPAETVLADPEEVAGLGGETFDDIVCFCSDAEVIEACAKLLGTRGVLCVVLGGGRIDRTVSLDIGRVHYDFIRFCGTTGDDPADGYAWIPATGELRTGDKVAIIGAAGPMGQMHTMRAVTSGVPGVTVTGTDVSDERLEHLRGVVGPVAEAREVPLKIVNTSAAPLKPGYTHLSCMVPVPALVSQAVDLAGEGAIVNAFAGIPAGTFGDFDLQGIIERRVFMLGTSGSDVSDMRTVLRKIEDGVIDTTISLDAITGMAGFADAIGSVINRTSGGKIMVFPSLHDLGLIRLAELETRLPHVAAKLKNGRWTKEAEEALLAGE